Sequence from the Deltaproteobacteria bacterium genome:
GCCTGGTGCGTGCGCCGATGGTCACCATCCGCTACTTCGATCTGGGCAGCAACCGCGTCCGCGACGTGAAGGCGGTGGTCCACGACTCGGTGATGCCACCGCTCGACGGCATCGTCGGCTTGAGCTACCTGAACAACTTCAGCTACGTGATCGACGCCAAGCAGCGCTTGCTGCGGCTGCGTCCCGGCGGTTGATTCGCTCGTCCGTGCGCGCGAGCGCGGGGGCGCCGTCTCCGCTTCGCTGCGCCGGCCGCACAGGCCGCCCCGGTCGCGCGCTCCGCGCCGGCCGCAGAGGCGCTGCGACGGCGCCCCCGCGCTCGCGCTCGCTGCCTCGCCTCCTAGAGAAGCAGCGCCACTTCCCCGGCGACGACTGGTAGCGTTGGACGAGGTCCGTGCCTCGGACGAGCCGGAACGCGCGACGCTCGACGGACGCGTTCGTCGCGAACGCCGTCCCGCTCTGCTTGCGGCACATGCCGCAGTGGCAGAGGGCGATGGGGCCGAGCTCGCCCTTCACCTCGTACGCGACACCTCCGCAGAGACAGGTGCCGGTCATGTCCGCCCTCCTCCTAGACGCCGAGGACGTTGATGGTGCAGGCGGAGCCGAGGCCGATCACGTGCGAGAGGCCGACCTTGGCGCCCGAGACCTGTC
This genomic interval carries:
- a CDS encoding GFA family protein — protein: MTGTCLCGGVAYEVKGELGPIALCHCGMCRKQSGTAFATNASVERRAFRLVRGTDLVQRYQSSPGKWRCFSRRRGSERERGGAVAAPLRPARSARPGRPVRPAQRSGDGAPALARTDERINRRDAAAASAAWRRSRS